One Diospyros lotus cultivar Yz01 chromosome 1, ASM1463336v1, whole genome shotgun sequence genomic window carries:
- the LOC127788331 gene encoding uncharacterized protein LOC127788331, with the protein MEAVIAANNCNGMAICLPKPLLRKPTINIFPSDNFLRKQMQHRGKTSLWIASSKPEIAEVLTGFEAADAEMQRMEPLKTVHVRFQLQKECSFGEHFLLVGDDPMIGCWDPSNAIPLNWSDGHLWSVEMDIPVQRSIQFKYALKRTTGEILWQPGPDRVFQTWETNSKITITEDWESAEFQKMTEKTNNSENETVAEDNLNSSIEDLKPAEDAAYPADKQTINLSEFISTEKETWQKQGNPVNKKKDLEGAERIGDSKTKPISRSGRWRATTDKTPTSLEAQEALLTYEEGPVLVPGLKPAP; encoded by the exons ATGGAAGCAGTGATCGCTGCAAACAACTGCAACGGCATGGCCATATGCTTGCCAAAGCCTCTTCTCAGGAAACCCACCATCAACATTTTCCCGTCTGACAATTTTCTCAGAAAACAAATGCAGCACCGAGGGAAGACTTCTCTATGGATCGCTTCATCAAAGCCCGAG ATTGCAGAGGTTTTGACGGGCTTCGAGGCTGCTGATGCTGAGATGCAACGGATGG AGCCATTGAAGACTGTCCATGTGAGATTTCAGTTGCAGAAAGAATGCTCCTTCGGTGAGCATTTCCTTCTTGTAGGGGATGACCCCATGATAGGTTGTTGGGATCCCTCCAATGCCATACCATTGAACTGGTCTGATGGACATCTGTGGAGCGTTGAGATG GATATACCTGTTCAGAGGTCAATTCAGTTCAAGTATGCGCTCAAGCGAACCACAGGAGAGATTCTATGGCAGCCTGGCCCAGACCGAGTTTTCCAAACCTGGGAAACAAATAGCAAAATTACCATTACAGAAGATTGGGAAAGTGCTGAATTTCAAAAGATGactgaaaaaacaaataattctGAAAACGAAACCGTTGCAGAGGACAATTTGAATAGCTCAATAGAAGATTTGAAGCCAGCTGAAGACGCTGCTTATCCTGCAGACAAGCAAACAATCAACTTAAGTGAGTTTATCAGTACAGAGAAAGAAACTTGGCAAAAACAGGGGAACCCAGTTAATAAAAAGAAGGATCTTGAAGGAGCAGAGAGGATTGGTGATAGCAAAACAAAGCCCATCAGCAGGAGTGGTAGATGGAGAGCTACAACTGACAAGACACCAACTAGCTTGGAAGCACAGGAGGCACTTCTCACCTATGAAGAAGGTCCAGTTTTAGTACCTGGGTTGAAGCCCGCGCCGTGA
- the LOC127796867 gene encoding zinc finger CCCH domain-containing protein 25-like isoform X2: protein MPSTKILLTYSWAASLTTSQKATFWQCLRNMERLLMLILSEIKVLVNPKVLLSLPMRIREAQFLLLVDNLNGAQVLGRVIRVDHASNYKKKEEEDEETEQKKREERGVCRAFQRGDCNRGAGCKFSHDEQRAANTGWGHQDDKGSKWNHDRFEGQKKSERQSGTSNIISEYMAQETRLKDRDARSSRTVGREEGKESHNKPRELNSRYRDSRDGEKGSEQKEDTNHKEEWEKCAGEKKFRRHDHEPNSREAYDRREEKRSRRHDPDSYPREDRDTREQKRSSRHELESHRSEDRKRARDKWSDHDRDSSFDHHRRIDKESRPRSYR from the exons ATGCCAAGTACAAAGATTCTGCTTACGTATTCGTGGGCGGCATCCCTTACGACCTCACAGAAGGCGACCTTCTGGCAGTGTTTGCGCA ATATGGAGAGATTGTTGATGTTAATCTTGTCAGAGATAAAGGTACTGGTAAATCCAAAGGTTTTGCTTTCATTGCCTATGAGGATCAGAGAAGCACAATTCTTGCTGTTGGTTG ACAATCTGAACGGTGCTCAAGTTCTTGGTCGAGTCATAAGGGTTGATCATGCAAGTAActacaaaaagaaagaagaagaagatgaagagacaGAGCAGAAGAAAAGGGAGGAACGAGGAGTATGCCGTGCTTTCCAAAGGGGTGATTGTAATCGTGGAGCTGGATGCAAGTTTTCCCATGATGAACAA AGAGCTGCAAACACTGGTTGGGGTCATCAAGATGATAAAGGTTCTAAGTGGAATCATGACAGGTTTGAGGGTCAAAAAAAGAGTGAAAGACAATCTGGCACATCAAACATAATTTCTGAGTATATGGCACAGGAAACTAGATTAAAAGATAGAGATGCAAGAAGTTCAAGAACAGTGGGCAGAGAAGAGGGCAAAGAAAGCCATAACAAGCCAAGAGAATTGAACTCAAGATATCGGGACAGTAGAGATGGTGAGAAAGGATCAGAGCAGAAAGAGGACACAAATCACAAAGAAGAATGGGAAAAGTGTGCAGGAGAGAAAAAATTCAGAAGGCATGACCATGAACCAAATTCAAGAGAAGCTTATGATAGGAGGGAAGAAAAGCGATCAAGAAGGCATGACCCAGATTCCTATCCCAGGGAAGACAGGGACACAAGGGAGCAAAAGAGATCGAGCCGGCATGAACTGGAATCCCATCGCAGTGAAGATCGTAAGAGAGCCAGAGACAAATGGTCAGATCATGATAGAGATTCTTCATTTGATCATCATAGGCGGATAGATAAAGAGAGTCGTCCTAGATCATACAGATGA
- the LOC127796867 gene encoding zinc finger CCCH domain-containing protein 25-like isoform X1, giving the protein MNPLTLVKRIQNLNSKEATLGISEEASWHAKYKDSAYVFVGGIPYDLTEGDLLAVFAQYGEIVDVNLVRDKGTGKSKGFAFIAYEDQRSTILAVDNLNGAQVLGRVIRVDHASNYKKKEEEDEETEQKKREERGVCRAFQRGDCNRGAGCKFSHDEQRAANTGWGHQDDKGSKWNHDRFEGQKKSERQSGTSNIISEYMAQETRLKDRDARSSRTVGREEGKESHNKPRELNSRYRDSRDGEKGSEQKEDTNHKEEWEKCAGEKKFRRHDHEPNSREAYDRREEKRSRRHDPDSYPREDRDTREQKRSSRHELESHRSEDRKRARDKWSDHDRDSSFDHHRRIDKESRPRSYR; this is encoded by the exons ATGAATCCATTGACGTTAGTGAAGCGAATTCAGAATCTCAATTCGAAAGAAGCGACGTTAGGTATATCTGAAGAAGCTTCGTGGCATGCCAAGTACAAAGATTCTGCTTACGTATTCGTGGGCGGCATCCCTTACGACCTCACAGAAGGCGACCTTCTGGCAGTGTTTGCGCA ATATGGAGAGATTGTTGATGTTAATCTTGTCAGAGATAAAGGTACTGGTAAATCCAAAGGTTTTGCTTTCATTGCCTATGAGGATCAGAGAAGCACAATTCTTGCTGTTG ACAATCTGAACGGTGCTCAAGTTCTTGGTCGAGTCATAAGGGTTGATCATGCAAGTAActacaaaaagaaagaagaagaagatgaagagacaGAGCAGAAGAAAAGGGAGGAACGAGGAGTATGCCGTGCTTTCCAAAGGGGTGATTGTAATCGTGGAGCTGGATGCAAGTTTTCCCATGATGAACAA AGAGCTGCAAACACTGGTTGGGGTCATCAAGATGATAAAGGTTCTAAGTGGAATCATGACAGGTTTGAGGGTCAAAAAAAGAGTGAAAGACAATCTGGCACATCAAACATAATTTCTGAGTATATGGCACAGGAAACTAGATTAAAAGATAGAGATGCAAGAAGTTCAAGAACAGTGGGCAGAGAAGAGGGCAAAGAAAGCCATAACAAGCCAAGAGAATTGAACTCAAGATATCGGGACAGTAGAGATGGTGAGAAAGGATCAGAGCAGAAAGAGGACACAAATCACAAAGAAGAATGGGAAAAGTGTGCAGGAGAGAAAAAATTCAGAAGGCATGACCATGAACCAAATTCAAGAGAAGCTTATGATAGGAGGGAAGAAAAGCGATCAAGAAGGCATGACCCAGATTCCTATCCCAGGGAAGACAGGGACACAAGGGAGCAAAAGAGATCGAGCCGGCATGAACTGGAATCCCATCGCAGTGAAGATCGTAAGAGAGCCAGAGACAAATGGTCAGATCATGATAGAGATTCTTCATTTGATCATCATAGGCGGATAGATAAAGAGAGTCGTCCTAGATCATACAGATGA